A genomic region of Peromyscus eremicus chromosome 19, PerEre_H2_v1, whole genome shotgun sequence contains the following coding sequences:
- the LOC131895966 gene encoding interferon-inducible GTPase 1-like has product MGQLFSSSKDERYQDLASTFTEYFKKFKTENKIIPQETIASIELNLKKGNIQGANSSITDALKKIDSTPLNVAMTGESGAGKSALINGLRGIGHEEKDAAETGVVETTMKRHPYKHPNVPNVVIWDLPGIGTTNFPPKDYLEKMKFHEYDFFIIVSATRFKKNDIDLAKAISMMKKDFYFVRTKVDSDLNNEKEFKPRTFNREKVLQQIRNSCVKTFKENNIEEPPIFLISNRNLSDYDFPILMDKVMSVLPVYKQHTFMLSLPNITGTAIERKRQFLMQRILLEAFTTDLLSAIPSLAHLLMDSDVENLEKSLNFYRTVFGVDDASLQSLAMDWQMSVDQLKAKMKSPNVFETTKEETIQERLSRYYEEFCLAHGHLFNKNVYVKELYYLKLYFVDMVTDDANALLKEICSRNNLVSD; this is encoded by the coding sequence ATGGGTCAGCTGTTCTCTTCATCTAAGGATGAACGCTACCAAGATTTGGCCTCCACCTTTACCgaatattttaagaagtttaagacagaaaacaaaatcattcCTCAGGAAACCATAGCTTCAATTGAGTTAAACCTGAAAAAAGGAAACATTCAGGGAGCAAACTCTTCAATCActgatgcattaaaaaaaattgatagtACCCCACTCAATGTTGCTATGACCGGGGAGTCTGGAGCAGGGAAATCTGCCCTCATCAATGGCCTGAGAGGGATTGGGCATGAAGAGAAAGATGCAGCTGAAACTGGAGTGGTGGAAACGACCATGAAGAGACATCCATACAAACACCCCAATGTTCCCaatgtggttatttgggacctGCCTGGGATTGGAACCACAAATTTCCCACCAAAAGATTATCTGGAGAAAATGAAATTCCATGAGTATGACTTCTTCATTATTGTTTCTGCCACACGCTTTAAGAAAAATGATATAGACCTTGCCAAAGCAATCAGCATGATGAAGAAGGATTTCTACTTTGTGAGAACCAAGGTGGACTCTGACTTAAACAATGAAAAGGAATTCAAACCACGCACCTTTAACAGAGAAAAGGTCCTGCAGCAGATCCGCAACAGCTGTGTGAAAACGTTTAAGGAGAATAACATTGAAGAACCACCAATCTTCTTGATCTCTAACAGAAATTTATCTGATTATGATTTTCCAATCCTGATGGACAAGGTTATGAGTGTTCTCCCTGTATACAAACAACACACTTTTATGCTCTCCTTGCCTAATATTACAGGTACAGCCATTGAAAGGAAGCGACAATTCCTGATGCAGCGGATTTTGCTAGAAGCCTTTACAACTGACCTCCTAAGtgccattccttcactggcccACCTCTTAATGGACAGTGATGTGGAGAATCTTGAGAAAAGCCTGAACTTCTATCGAACTGTGTTTGGAGTGGATGATGCATCCTTGCAGAGTTTGGCTATGGACTGGCAAATGTCAGTGGATCAGCTCAAGGCAAAGATGAAATCTCCTAATGTGTTTGAGactacaaaagaagaaacaatacAAGAACGGCTTTCAAGATACTATGAGGAGTTCTGTTTGGCTCATGGGCATTTGTTTAATAAGAATGTTTATGTTAAAGAATTATAttacctaaaattatattttgttgaCATGGTGACAGATGATGCTAATGCTCTTCTCAAAGAGATATGTTCAAGAAACAACTTGGTTTCTGATTAG